The Lolium rigidum isolate FL_2022 chromosome 1, APGP_CSIRO_Lrig_0.1, whole genome shotgun sequence region atccgggagggaatttccccggcagatttctgcctgccggagagctcttttctctctggtgttttcctccacgaggaggcggcgatgactatcctcgatgttcccccgcaccttaaggtttctgggagatgaagtacgcgaaagggcgatggccgagggggtcgtgggccccctccccacgtggcggcgcgccggcccatggggagggcccatggcggccctcctcggcctccccttttggctagctccgtcatctggaaaaataggagcttcggtatattttcggtcaattgttgatcttcagaaatattgtatcctgacggtgctttttccggtagactcgactccggtgagtaattctccaataatcatgaaacatgcaaaataggtgaaataacataagtatcatctctaaatatgaaatatatcaatgaataacagtaaattatgatataaaatagtgatgcaaaatggacgtatcaaggcctccgacggtgatttccctctccgtcagggtgccgggatggactgcagaaccctcccgaactggggtttcggttgacggcggcgtgagaacttttcgtggatggaggctctagtccctggggttttcccgatacgaggaataaataggcggaagggcggagcaaacaaggcgacagtacatgggccaggcgcggcaaagggtggggtcgcgcctgccctatgtactgccacgtggtagctctcctgcgcgtgtccttctggctccgtcttcgttctggaaaaataagactctgggcttttgtttcgtccaattctgagaaactttcatgtacaacttttctgaaacaaaaaaacagcagaaaacaggaactggcactgcggtacTGCGTTAATGGGTTAGTCCcataaaatgctaaaaagtgtggaaaagtgaacataaacatataagaattctaacaaaataagcatggagcatcaaaaattatagatacgtttgagacgtatcacgcgctCACGACGAGCTAGCTGGTGGAGCTCGTGCATCAGCGGCTACTCCCAGTGCTAACCACCGTTACTCAGTCAAAGTTTGGTGGTATGAAGCAATCTCACCACTTGACCAAATTGTGAGATTCAACTTAAATAGAGAGGCAACCAAATAAATACGCCAAAGTTACTCCAAAAAATACAACCAACTTCATGTGGGCAACCAAATAAAATGCACCACATATTTTTCGATCGCATGCTGTGACCATGGCTCCCAGCGCTTGTCCCTCGGGAGCCATAAAAGAGCTACGATCTACTAATCACGTCCTTAGTTGATCTTGAAAGTTCGAGGTGGATATATCTCAAACCGGATGGTTGGCATAATGGTAGAGATATCCCTCATCATGAAAACCAAAACAGTTAGCTGCACACGCGGCTAGACACTCCAGCCATGTATATTTACGTTTTTAACTTTGAGAGGTTTAGGTCATGACATTTATAAATGATGTTCTCATTTATGAAACTCAGAAGAATCGTAAAGATTGTGATCTCAGGATCAGATACAATTTCTTTTAATTGTCTATatacggggggggggggcaccgccCCCCAACTTTTCACCAATCTCAGGATCATGCTCACGCTAGCCACCACTCCTTCTATGATGCTCCCTGGGGGCCTCGCCGGCTCTGTTAGCCGGCATGTGCACCATCGCTGCAGGGGAGTACAACTCTTCCACTTCCGTGCAGAACACCGATGGTTGGCGGCGCAACGGTGGATACGCCTTTGTCGCGGCCGCCTCAGCCATCAACTTTGCCACGTCTTCCTCGCTGTCGCTAGTGGCCGGCGTCGTCGCGAGGCAGGCGACCACCAGGGTGGTGGCCATCTGCGCTGTAAAACTAGCAATCAGGTAGATTTTTACTACTCTGATAATCTCCGAGCCTTGGTTCGCGTGTATTTATAGGATGCACTTTGTGGTGCTAGCAAAGTTACATAACGTATAGTACTACAACTCTATACCGATAGGTATTATTCAGCGAACTATCCTACctttctaacaccctcccttaattaTAACTTGGACAAGTTGAGATTATGTTTGAACTCTTCGAAGGATCGATGTGGAAGTGGCTTCATAAAGGCAtaaaaaaattgatctttcaAAGGAATAATCCGAACTCCAGTTGCTTATTCAACACTCCTTCTCTAATAAGTGAAAGTTAATATCAATGTGTTTGGCTCTTACATGAAAGAAGAGATTTGCAGATAAGTATATTGCTCTCAAATTATCACACCATAGACAAGGAGTTTGTGTCAACTTTACTCCTAGTTCATCAAGTAAAGACTGTATCCATATTATTTATGTACTTGCGTTTGCTAGAGATTTGTATTCTGCTTCACTGATAGACTTGGAAACTCTAGCTTGCTTTTTAGCACTCCAAAAATTAGGTTCGGTCTAAAGAACACATCAAAGGCTCCTATGGACCAACGATCATCTACACAACCTAGCCAATTTGCACCCGAAAAGGCACTAACAAGTGTAGAAGTGGACTTCATAAATATCAATCCAATTGTCACAGTATGCTTAACATACCATAGAATACGCTTAGCAGCAGCAGTCTAGTGAATAGTAGTGGGAGCATGACGGTATTGACACACTTTATTAACTGCATAGTAAATATTAGGCATGGTAAGAGTAAGAAACTATAAAGCACGTACCATGCTTCCGTATTTGGTGCTATCTTGAGGATCCAACAAATCTCCCGGTTGTGCAATAATTTTCTCTGAAGAAGATAATGGTGTAGGCACGACCGTGTAGTTTAACATACCAACTCGTACCAAAATATGAGCATACTTTATCTAAGTCAGAACTATTTCATTATTAACCTTCTTTACTTCAATGCCCAAAGAAACTAAGATTACCAAGATCCTTCAATGCAAACTCATGACTCAAATCCTTCAACAAGGCATCTATTGCAGCTTGAGAGGAGCTAGCAACAATTATATCATTCACaaaaatgagcataaaaatttgatattggacttatgatagatgaatagtgatgtaTCAGACTTTGAAGCAATGAAGCCAATATTAACTAGTTGGGAGCTCAAATGATAATACCATGCTCCAGGTGCTTGTTTTAGTCCATATAGTGACTTGTTTAGTTTGCAAATATAAGTTGGTTTTCTCTTCTCTTCATACTCGGGTGGTTGTCTCATATAGACACCCTCTTTCAGAACACCATAACGAAACACATTCTTCACATCTAACTGTCGCAAACTCCATCCCATGAACACAATGCCAAGACAAGACGTACATATCCAATTTTGAAAAAATGACTGAAAGTATCCTTATAATCAATCCCATACTGTTGTTTGAAACCTTTGGCTAACAATCTATCCTTGTATCAATCAACAAAGATAACAGAGTTACGCTTGACTTTATATATCCATAGACAATCAATAAAATTTTCCCCTTCTCATGGTGAAACCAATGTCCATGTATTATTCTTCATGACGGCATCAAACTCCTCATTCATAGCTCCCCTCCAATTTTGATCACTCAAGGCATACTGGAGAGCAGCTGGTTCCTCCGATGTAGAGGACATGCACCATCTAATGGTGCCATCGGTGTAGAGACGAGGTTTTATAACCCCTTCAGAACCATGTGTAGCAGGACACATAGGAGAAGCCACGGGTTGGAGAACAACTGATCGTGATGCAGAAAATCCGGGCATGGCAGCGCAGTGGAGAGCGGGCAAAGATTTGCCCGTGGATGCGCTCGGGGACACATCCTGATCCAATGTCTATCTTGTAGCCATCGGTGTGGCCGAAGAAGTGGAGCGCGATTATGTGACAGGTGAAGCAGGCATAGAAGATCCATGCGGGAGGGGGTGACGCGGGGGAGATGCAGTGGGGCTGACCGTGCGTGCTCCTGATACGGCAGAACTGGGATCCCACACCAGATGACGTTGTCGGCGCCTAATCCAAGGAGATCGCAATCCATCTCGAAGGAGATCCTCCCAGAGAATCACCCTACAATCGTGATTTGTTGTTGTCTTCTCGTGAAAACTAAAATTAACCATTTGAACTGCTTGAAGCACCATTTTGACTGAAATTTTCTCCAGATGCTCTATTTCTGCGAGCCGTAGCCCATGGAACAGGAAAAACAGGACTAGTAGGATGATTAGTAGTATGAGTATGTTCCATATGCAAGTCATCAATAGTTTCGTCCCGTTCTCAAACTTCTAAAGTGAAGGATCAAGAAGTAGGATTTTTTCCAGAATTACTAGTTTGAGCGCGCTTCTGGAAAGTACGCCCGCGTTTTTGTCTGCTGCGTGCACTTGGCTAAACCTGGGGCAGCTAGGATCAGAAGCGCGGTCCGCGTTTTTGTCTGATCTCTGATGCATGCACGTGGCCAAACTAAAGGCAGCTAGGATCTAACGCGCAGCAGCCAAACAACGTGCGTTCCGAACCTCCTTGATTCCCTGCTTCACGTGGATGACCTACTTGTTTGTATCAGCGTTTTGCCTTTTCCAGAAAACCTAGACCTACGATCGATAGACCAGCAGCCGAAACAGGCGTGAATTGTCCAATCTAACCCAACCTTGCGGCGATTTacaaaaaataacccaaaagtggaagaaaagcacagactgaccctccggcgaaactatttcaccaatctaacccttttgtgtggcgcccctcccacgggcgccacacatgcccatgtggctcccctcctgccggcgccacacacccagccgacgtggccccctcgccgttgagctggtgcgcccgtccgacgtggcagcatgtgtggcgccctcccaacggcgccacacatgccaacttatatcatgtTTTCGGTCGAAAAATCCAGGGGCTCCGAAcgtccgggacttagccgttttgcgaggctcgatgtgtggcgccgatgccacgggcgccacactagcatgtgtggcgccgatgccacgggcgccacacatccacttaagtgtggcgcccgcgcccgcgcccagcccgacccggccgctttcttctctctctctcgttcctcccaggaaaccgccgccgccgcccgagtccccttcgcccccccaccaaatcgaccaagcaatcgtcagatccggccggccaagtccttcctcctccattcctcaaggtattccccttcgaatccctcacattcatccactaatttcatagatcttgctagatttgcacatgaaccctagacatggaaactagatttgaaatggctatgtatgtgttgaatgtgtatgtgtaggaaccctagatatgtaggaaccctagatatgtaggaaccctagatgtgttgaatgaaattttacatgtatgtgttgaaatccttatgtatgtatgtggtgaaaggcaaaattggagcttagcaaatgcattctattgtcttacatatgtctattatgtgcctaggaatggtatgtcttacgaaattcatatgtgtgatgtatttggatatgaactctcatgtatgtgtgatgtatatgtgattcggaagttagatatattctcatgtattcttgatggaataactcatatttgttaggaatgtatgtgtgatggcttatttggatatattctcatgtatgtgttgctcatatttggtatgaatggctcataatatgttgtatgtgttgctcatacatgtaggatggtgtggcttctggatgaagagtacgacagggagcaccgggctgttcatatgacggagaggggaacggatcttcaccctttgaagattcgttaccatggcacaccggatataccttatgacgagaggtacacggagttcatccggcctaccggtcttatgccgttcatatcccttgtaagccgtgggggccacacatgaaccctcggcactcaccgcccttgtcgaccggtggaggccggagactcacaccttccacttgagggccggcgagatggcccctactctccgaggatgtttccatgatccttggactacctattcggggcgagccaccgtgtatgaacacagcttcgatgggtggcgcggacagatggaggaccttattggcagtggctcctccgccgccgtaaaatccaaaggagagagttcccgccggcgcgtctttcacttGGATCGAACTAACTTTGCACgaatgccccatagaggccgacgaggacactcggaggacgtacgcccgcgtgtacttatggtacatgatttccgggactctctttcccgacgatgggggtaagctggcccattggtgttggctgaaggcgcttacggtgttggacgcccggtggagttggggaacagcggcacttgcctacctctaccggcaggtgatgatttgttctatgtactattttcctatagtagtgcgctacacaaagtagtaaccaaatatcttatgtacgtagttggacgaagcttgtcgcaggactgggagcaagacgggtagcggcggtattggtggatgcatgctcctactttccgtatggagctgggaccgcctatcagttgggcgtcccagtggtactcaacgagacgccatggcctcatttccctcactttcctcgatcgggagcccacttgggcatacctttgggacaatgtctcggagatgacgagcgatccaatgatcatgtacgggcagtacactgcggagttggacactcttaccgctgagcgggTAACCGATCAccgcggagttgcaatcctagttttgattgattctaccggcatctactaaataattgtatgctgcaggtggaatgggagccatatggtagctactaccgtattggcgcggcgatgaccgacctaaaccccaagtgcacggaggaggcgcagcttccggcgtatgcgctgcccactcatatgcatgtggcttgttgaacaccaccagccgcaaagagtgatgagacagtttgggctgtatcggagtgcccaccaatgtggcaagacacggacaaggcgcttcacgggtaaacttctggaatcatgcgatggaagattcttgatagaagaggtacacactaacttgttgattcttgcaggcttgataggcagcgcagaggaagatcacaaattggccagtccatcatagcggccacatcacgagcgttccaacactgcttggaagcggcacggaatgctggccccgagcggattgtgcctcacgacttcaccgctttcaacaactacctcgagtggttccatcgtaacacgcgtatcgagttagtgaagcgcgcgtatcgtgaagagatcttggacgaccccatccagttcgatgaggttgggcaaagccagcacgacacttttgctcgcagagggagatcgacttctattgcttccgagctgaacttcgtggtaatggattctctcactaactagtacatcatctagattgccatgtgctcgcttaaattgtgtatgctatgtttgtcacagcgggaggagatccgtAAAACAGCcgaggagtgcgaggttgtgtGGGAGCAGAGCCACACAGATGAAAAGctctgtcggaccgttgcggaatttcgttaaggtatgatcaccaactttgaatgtacgcaattatgttctggtggctttgtaaccgtgagttccatgacgcagaacactgcacgaaagatgcggcggttagcgaacttgctaggttgccgcgaaggcgaaatccctacatcctcctcttccgaagaacatgtatggactattttgttgctcgtgaaacatgttcttactaatttcaacttttgtaatctcatgtgttcatgtttgtgcagattcctcccgaggacgacctaattccgagtcaaggcgtacttccgaagcgtacctccaagcaacggtcagcttaccgcttgaagccaaggggcaaggctccaaaccggtacactccggaagattatgtcaaccgaggaaagaaggttgtcactgaggaggatgacgggccgccgcggagatcagctatgtcgaggatgaggaacgacgagccgttctcttcagaggaggaggaggaggaggaggaggaggaggaggagcaggagcagcagcaggaggagcagcagcaggagcagccaaggcagcggacgaagaggatggccgtccggaagcagcccgtgaggacgacacgtcgaggacgacactaggatgtgctccgtgttgttgtgaactatatcttcataagtatcgatttgtgaaccctatgtcatttcgaaccatggtccgtaatgctacttgttgtttgaatctacgtgctacaatgtgacctatgaagtgttatatgtgtatgtcatgaaatttctacttgttgtgtccaatattGTACTCGTGAatcgttggagtttggtaggatttttcatgttttcaacacaagtccatgtgtggcgcccttcccgctggcgccacaagtgctagtgtggcgcccgtggcatcggcgccacacatgccaacttatatgaaccattGGGTCCAAAACATACCGTGGGACAAATcctgcgggacttagccgttttcgcgaggctctatgtgtggcgcccgtggcatcggcgccacacaggctagtgtggcgcccgtgtcatcggcgccacacatcgagcctcgcaaaacggctaagtcccgcaggaattgtctcacagtatgttttggggattacaagtgcatgtgtggcgccgttgggaggggcgccacacatgctgccacgtcggatgggcgcaccagctcagcgtcgatggcgccacgtcggctgggtcagtggcgccggcagggggagccacatgggcatgtgtggcgcccgtgggaggggcgccacacaaaagggttagattggtgaaatagtttcgccggagggttagtctgtgcttttcttccacttttgggttatttttgtgtaaatcgcccaacCTTGCTAGGCTACCGTGTGcctgtattttttttctttccagATTGAAATACAAAAAATGAAATAACTTTTGAACGGAATGTCCAATTAATATTTGTTTTCACAGTTGTGCTAGTCGTGTCGATATCTTCAAAATAAgatccatgttgatatgttttcgGGGATTTTTTTTGCACTGCCTTACGTGACTAGGTTGCATTGCCTTTGGTAGAACTGCACGGGACGTTGTTTTGGTCATGCACTAACTATGCACTACCCTTTTTATACCACGATGCACTTCCTTTCGCCGTATTTGCATGGCGCGCCATTCTAGTAGTGCGGTACACGTGCACTGCCTTTCTTACTATATTGCACTGCTTTCAGTCACGGTGCACGTCATGTTGTTCTGACGGTGCATTCTCCATGCACTGCTTTTTTTACTGTGATGCACTGCCTTCCATCACGGTGGAGCGCAGCGATCTTGGTGCCCGTGCACCATGTGTTGGTACTATTGCTCACGGTGACAGTGCATGTCATAGTTTCGTGGCAGTTACCTATCCACTGCTTATTTTACTGTGTTGCACTGCTAGCGACTAGGCAATGCATTGTGTAAATAAAGAAAGCATTATTTTTGTTTAAGCAGTACACTATTTTTTTTGACCAAGCTATCTGTTGTTACGCAGGTGTTAGAC contains the following coding sequences:
- the LOC124650717 gene encoding protein MAIN-LIKE 1-like, which encodes MVWLLDEEYDREHRAVHMTERGTDLHPLKIRYHGTPDIPYDERYTEFIRPTGLMPFISLVSRGGQKERVPAGASFTWIELTLHECPIEADEDTRRTYARVYLWYMISGTLFPDDGGKLAHWCWLKALTVLDARWSWGTAALAYLYRQLDEACRRTGSKTGSGGIGGCMLLLSVWSWDRLSVGRPSGTQRDPTWAYLWDNVSEMTSDPMIMYGQYTAELDTLTAERREEIRKTAEECEVVWEQSHTDEKLCVRPKEMQGA